A section of the Metabacillus endolithicus genome encodes:
- a CDS encoding sodium-dependent transporter — protein sequence MENRPQWGTRAGFILAAVGSAVGLGNIWRFPATAYENGGGAFFIPYLFALLTAGIPLLVMEFTIGHKYRGSAPMSLGRMSKGSEWIGWWQVAISFVISTYYAVIIAWAMSYSVFSFNLSWGKDTEGFLFGEYLKLAETPGQFGGLVPGVFIPLVIVWVVALGVLFAGVKKGIEVANKIFIPALVILFGIIVVRALTLDGAAAGLDAFFKPDWSKIADGKVWVAAYGQIFFSLSIAFAIMITYSSYLPKKSDITNNAFITGFSNSAFELLAGIGVFSALGFMAAQQGVPVSEVVSAGVGLAFVVFPQIINEFPALNGFFGFLFFGSLVLAGLSSLISIVETFVAGVQEKFKVSRTKAVAFGGGLSALVSIIFATKGGLYFLDSADYFINQFGVALAGLFEVIAVAWFAKELKNLQSHANSMSDIQVGTWWRVCLGFITPVVLGYMMFDNLRNNLTAPYGDYPLGFLFNWGWTVAIGAMLVGVLFTIKRKSTDNSLSSSTKKEVSQ from the coding sequence ATGGAAAATCGCCCACAGTGGGGAACAAGGGCTGGCTTTATTCTAGCGGCTGTTGGTTCTGCAGTAGGTTTAGGAAATATCTGGAGATTTCCGGCAACAGCATATGAAAATGGAGGAGGAGCATTCTTTATTCCTTATCTATTTGCTCTATTAACAGCTGGTATCCCATTATTAGTAATGGAGTTCACGATTGGTCATAAATATCGTGGGTCGGCTCCAATGTCATTAGGAAGAATGAGTAAAGGATCAGAATGGATTGGTTGGTGGCAGGTTGCTATTTCGTTTGTCATTTCAACATATTATGCTGTTATTATCGCATGGGCAATGTCTTATTCTGTTTTTTCTTTCAACTTAAGCTGGGGGAAAGATACAGAAGGGTTCTTATTTGGTGAATATTTAAAATTAGCTGAAACTCCAGGTCAATTTGGAGGATTAGTTCCAGGTGTATTTATTCCTTTAGTTATTGTTTGGGTTGTTGCATTAGGTGTCCTTTTTGCTGGTGTTAAAAAAGGTATTGAAGTTGCAAACAAAATTTTCATTCCTGCACTTGTTATATTATTCGGTATTATTGTTGTTCGTGCGTTAACATTAGATGGAGCAGCAGCTGGTTTAGATGCCTTCTTCAAACCAGATTGGAGTAAAATTGCTGATGGAAAAGTATGGGTAGCAGCATACGGTCAAATTTTCTTTAGTTTATCAATTGCTTTTGCTATTATGATTACTTATTCAAGCTACCTACCTAAAAAATCAGATATTACAAACAATGCATTTATTACAGGTTTCAGTAATTCTGCGTTTGAATTATTAGCAGGTATTGGTGTATTTAGTGCTCTAGGGTTTATGGCAGCTCAACAGGGTGTCCCTGTAAGTGAGGTTGTTTCTGCTGGTGTAGGTTTAGCGTTCGTTGTTTTCCCACAAATTATTAATGAGTTTCCTGCACTTAACGGTTTCTTTGGTTTCTTATTCTTTGGTTCATTAGTACTTGCTGGATTATCTTCATTAATCTCGATCGTAGAAACGTTTGTTGCTGGTGTACAAGAGAAATTTAAGGTATCGAGAACGAAAGCAGTTGCTTTTGGTGGAGGTTTATCTGCACTAGTATCTATTATCTTTGCAACTAAAGGCGGATTATACTTCTTAGATTCTGCTGATTACTTTATTAATCAATTTGGTGTAGCATTAGCTGGTTTATTTGAGGTTATTGCTGTGGCATGGTTCGCAAAAGAATTAAAAAATCTTCAATCACATGCTAACTCAATGTCAGATATCCAAGTTGGTACATGGTGGAGAGTATGCTTAGGCTTCATCACTCCTGTTGTTTTAGGATACATGATGTTTGATAACTTACGTAATAACTTAACAGCTCCATACGGTGATTACCCGTTAGGATTCTTATTTAACTGGGGTTGGACAGTTGCAATTGGAGCAATGCTTGTCGGAGTATTATTCACAATTAAACGCAAATCAACAGACAATTCATTATCTTCATCTACTAAAAAGGAGGTATCACAGTAA
- a CDS encoding Na+/H+ antiporter NhaC family protein, producing the protein MSGTIFSIIPPIIAILMVILTRRVLLSLGVGIVSAALLLKEFSIADSGMVILNAVKGIFISEGELNTWNVYIILFLLILGIVTALISISGGSRAFGEWAQKRVKTRAGAQFTAAILGILIFIDDYFNALAVGQVSRPITDRQKVSRAKLAYIIDSTSAPVCVVSPISSWGAYIIAMIATILTTHGVTEFTPLGAFMTMIPMNYYVFAALILVFAVAYFNINIGSMKVHEDRAIQTGQVVDPSKEALGEIKEDLPTSDKGTIGNLVWPILSLIIGTVASMLYTGYSAIEDKSAVDIFAIFENTDVSASLLYGGLFGLAITIILFFSRGISGRYLPLAIIEGVKSMLPAIYILLFAWVIVDLIGQLSTGEYLAGIVEKSNLNLSYLPVVMFILAAFMAFATGTSWGTFGIMLPIAGEITAATDINMLLAAMAAVLAGSVLGDHCSPISDTTILSSTGAGSHHIDHVLTQLPYALIGGGFATIGYLVLGFTGSSLVGLLTIAILLVGFIFIFAKRAKAV; encoded by the coding sequence ATGTCAGGCACTATTTTTTCAATTATCCCTCCGATAATTGCCATCTTGATGGTTATCTTAACAAGGAGAGTATTGTTATCTCTTGGAGTGGGGATTGTATCAGCAGCGTTATTACTAAAGGAATTTTCAATTGCAGATTCAGGGATGGTCATTTTAAATGCTGTTAAAGGTATTTTCATTTCTGAAGGTGAATTAAATACTTGGAATGTTTATATCATTTTATTTTTACTAATTTTAGGAATTGTAACAGCACTTATTTCTATTTCTGGAGGCAGCCGTGCATTTGGTGAATGGGCACAAAAACGTGTGAAAACTCGTGCAGGAGCTCAATTTACAGCAGCGATATTAGGAATACTCATTTTCATAGATGATTATTTTAATGCGCTTGCAGTTGGACAAGTTAGCCGTCCGATAACAGATCGTCAAAAGGTTTCACGAGCTAAGCTTGCTTATATAATTGATTCAACATCTGCACCAGTTTGTGTTGTTTCACCAATTTCAAGCTGGGGAGCGTATATCATTGCAATGATTGCGACGATTTTAACTACTCACGGTGTTACTGAGTTTACTCCGCTTGGCGCTTTTATGACGATGATTCCGATGAACTACTATGTTTTTGCTGCATTAATTCTTGTGTTTGCAGTAGCTTATTTCAATATAAATATTGGCAGTATGAAAGTTCATGAAGATCGTGCGATTCAAACTGGACAAGTAGTTGATCCTTCAAAAGAAGCACTGGGGGAAATCAAAGAAGATTTACCAACAAGTGATAAAGGGACAATAGGTAACCTTGTTTGGCCTATTCTTTCGTTAATTATTGGTACAGTAGCATCTATGCTTTATACAGGTTATTCAGCAATTGAAGATAAATCAGCTGTAGATATTTTTGCAATCTTTGAAAATACAGATGTCTCAGCATCGCTATTATATGGTGGACTATTTGGACTAGCTATCACAATCATATTATTTTTTAGTAGAGGAATTAGTGGACGTTATTTGCCCCTTGCAATCATTGAAGGTGTTAAATCAATGTTACCAGCTATCTACATTTTATTATTTGCGTGGGTTATTGTAGATTTGATTGGTCAATTAAGTACAGGGGAATATTTAGCAGGAATTGTTGAAAAATCTAACCTTAACTTATCTTATCTACCAGTCGTAATGTTTATTTTGGCAGCATTCATGGCGTTTGCAACTGGTACCTCTTGGGGAACATTTGGAATTATGTTACCAATTGCAGGTGAAATTACTGCAGCTACTGATATCAATATGTTGCTTGCGGCTATGGCAGCAGTTCTTGCAGGTTCTGTATTAGGTGATCATTGTTCACCAATTTCTGATACAACAATACTATCCTCTACGGGAGCAGGAAGTCATCACATTGATCACGTATTGACTCAGTTACCGTACGCCTTAATTGGTGGAGGCTTTGCTACAATCGGTTATCTTGTTTTAGGTTTTACGGGTAGTAGTTTAGTTGGTTTACTTACAATAGCTATCTTATTAGTAGGGTTTATTTTCATTTTTGCAAAAAGAGCAAAAGCAGTATAA
- the yunB gene encoding sporulation protein YunB — protein sequence MAKFRGRRPRKGPLPFRYVLLLTLVIFTILTASSFWYVDSKVEPAIMDIAKLEASSVATTIIHEAVKEETEKDQENLVIIDKDNNGNTNTIRFNSAVVRAELDRITDNITRKLTEIEKGNFHTTDNQEMELDDGIVYSIPLGQITDNAILSTIGPDIPVRFYLIGDVHTDIKRTLKEYGINSAVHEISVIVEVTVQVVIPFSTKPVTITNTIPIVDIAAHGDVPQYYNESGENAPAIELPAVP from the coding sequence TTGGCTAAGTTTCGCGGTCGACGCCCGCGCAAAGGGCCTTTACCTTTTCGATATGTACTGTTACTAACACTTGTTATATTTACAATTCTAACAGCTAGTAGTTTTTGGTATGTAGATAGTAAAGTAGAACCTGCTATTATGGACATCGCTAAGCTCGAAGCTTCTTCAGTTGCAACAACCATTATCCATGAAGCTGTAAAAGAAGAGACAGAAAAGGATCAAGAAAACCTTGTTATAATAGATAAGGATAACAATGGCAATACAAATACAATCCGATTTAATTCAGCAGTTGTTCGAGCAGAATTAGATCGAATAACTGATAACATCACAAGGAAATTAACTGAAATTGAAAAAGGGAATTTTCATACAACAGACAATCAGGAAATGGAATTAGATGATGGAATTGTTTATTCGATTCCTTTAGGACAAATAACGGATAATGCGATTTTAAGTACAATAGGTCCAGATATTCCAGTTCGTTTTTACTTAATAGGTGATGTACATACCGATATTAAAAGAACATTAAAGGAATATGGAATTAATAGTGCGGTTCATGAAATTTCTGTTATTGTAGAAGTAACAGTACAGGTTGTTATCCCGTTCTCAACAAAGCCTGTTACCATTACAAATACAATTCCTATTGTTGACATTGCAGCACATGGTGATGTTCCACAATATTACAATGAAAGTGGAGAAAATGCACCTGCCATTGAATTACCAGCAGTTCCATAG
- a CDS encoding YunC family protein, whose amino-acid sequence MVTMTPVVIEGKQFTAITVALPKTNFMAVTNDKGYIMCGALDVALLNEKLKDRGIIAGRAVGVRTIDQLLEAPLESVTYEAEKLGISVGTTGKDALLKMV is encoded by the coding sequence ATGGTTACAATGACTCCAGTTGTTATAGAAGGAAAACAGTTCACAGCGATTACAGTTGCATTGCCTAAAACTAATTTTATGGCAGTTACAAACGATAAAGGATATATCATGTGCGGAGCACTTGATGTTGCATTACTAAATGAAAAGCTTAAAGACCGAGGAATTATTGCTGGTCGTGCTGTTGGTGTCCGGACAATCGATCAACTACTTGAAGCACCACTGGAATCTGTCACATATGAAGCAGAAAAATTGGGAATCTCTGTGGGAACAACAGGAAAAGATGCTTTACTTAAAATGGTTTAA
- a CDS encoding bifunctional metallophosphatase/5'-nucleotidase — MLETVHLYHTNDLHSHFENWPAIVQFIKNKKAWHDQQNEQMILLDIGDHSDRFHPITEATKGKANVTLLNQLNYDAVTIGNNEGITFSHEDLDSLYERATFPVILSNLYTELGERPNWVVPYHIITLNSGTRIALLGVTVFYEKFYELLGWKIKDPFQSLLETVEQVKGQCDVIVLLSHLGISDDEIIAKEFPDIDVIIGGHTHHVLKEGIELHNTLIAGAGKYGQYVGHISLSISIETNKLHHYKASLFPMEDQKIICNETELWLQKSSIQADNTLSEVIGVSKNGLSLDWYQESEFPKLLVQSIKEWCDGEIAMVNSGILLEPLPKGPVTRKDLHRICPHPINPCKVYLKGDVLKEVIVQSRDEKMEHLKLKGLGFRGKVMGRMVFDGIEVNMETLDDGKDHVKEIFVNGKPISYERVYAVATIDMFTLGPLYPEISHAEKKVFFMPELLRDVLAWKLGEKSRNE; from the coding sequence ATGTTAGAAACCGTTCACCTTTATCATACTAATGATTTACATAGTCATTTTGAAAATTGGCCAGCTATCGTTCAATTTATAAAAAACAAAAAAGCATGGCATGATCAACAAAATGAGCAAATGATTTTATTGGATATTGGAGATCATTCAGATCGGTTTCATCCAATAACTGAAGCAACAAAGGGAAAAGCAAATGTTACACTGTTAAATCAGTTAAATTATGACGCAGTGACCATTGGAAATAATGAAGGAATTACTTTTTCACATGAAGATCTTGATTCTTTATATGAACGTGCCACATTTCCGGTAATACTATCAAATCTATATACAGAATTGGGAGAAAGGCCTAATTGGGTTGTTCCTTATCATATCATCACACTTAACAGTGGTACGAGGATTGCTTTGCTCGGTGTTACGGTTTTCTATGAAAAGTTCTATGAATTACTAGGATGGAAAATAAAAGATCCTTTTCAAAGTTTATTGGAGACTGTTGAACAAGTAAAGGGACAATGTGATGTGATTGTACTTTTGTCTCATTTGGGAATAAGTGATGACGAAATTATAGCCAAAGAGTTTCCTGATATTGATGTTATTATTGGAGGACACACCCATCATGTTCTGAAAGAAGGGATTGAGCTTCATAACACCCTAATCGCAGGTGCAGGAAAATATGGTCAATATGTTGGGCATATTTCTTTATCTATTTCTATTGAGACTAACAAACTTCATCATTATAAAGCTTCTCTATTTCCAATGGAGGATCAGAAAATAATTTGTAATGAAACAGAGTTATGGTTACAGAAATCTTCAATACAAGCCGATAATACTCTTTCGGAGGTCATTGGTGTTTCAAAAAATGGTCTTTCTTTAGATTGGTACCAAGAATCTGAATTCCCAAAACTCCTTGTTCAATCTATAAAGGAGTGGTGTGATGGAGAGATTGCAATGGTGAACTCAGGTATTCTTTTAGAACCATTACCAAAAGGACCTGTTACCAGAAAAGATCTTCATCGTATTTGTCCTCATCCGATCAATCCGTGTAAAGTTTATTTAAAAGGTGATGTTCTTAAAGAAGTTATTGTTCAATCAAGAGATGAGAAGATGGAACATTTAAAGCTAAAAGGTCTTGGCTTTAGAGGAAAAGTAATGGGACGAATGGTTTTTGACGGGATTGAAGTAAACATGGAAACGTTAGATGATGGCAAAGATCATGTAAAAGAAATATTTGTTAATGGTAAACCTATTTCATATGAACGGGTTTATGCTGTAGCGACGATCGATATGTTTACTCTTGGCCCACTATATCCTGAAATCAGTCATGCCGAGAAAAAGGTGTTTTTTATGCCTGAATTGTTGAGAGATGTATTAGCTTGGAAATTAGGTGAAAAATCTAGAAATGAATAG
- a CDS encoding DUF72 domain-containing protein yields the protein MTSIQIGLTGWGDHESLYTGLNTTNKLQEYAAHFPTVEIDSCFYAVQPERNMEKWVKDTPKGFQFIAKAYQGMTGHLRGEIPFDNKADMFSAYIRSIQPLINANKLAMVLFQFPPWFTCNKENVAYLKWCREKMRDTEVALEFRNRSWFSSSYYDKTLQFMEEEKWIHSIVDEPQAGERSIPTVLKPTTPHKTLIRLHGRNIYGWNKPANGDDWRDVRYLYRYNEEELLEWKEHLAEIQQRTETTYMLFNNNSGGDAADNAKMMINLLNLHYTGLAEKQLSLFQDHEEM from the coding sequence TTGACAAGCATTCAAATAGGTTTAACTGGATGGGGAGACCATGAATCCCTTTATACTGGTTTGAATACAACGAATAAATTACAAGAATATGCAGCACATTTTCCAACTGTTGAAATTGATTCATGTTTTTATGCTGTCCAACCGGAACGTAATATGGAGAAGTGGGTAAAAGATACGCCAAAGGGATTTCAGTTTATAGCAAAAGCATATCAAGGAATGACAGGACATCTTCGCGGAGAAATTCCCTTTGATAACAAAGCTGATATGTTTTCAGCATACATAAGATCAATTCAGCCATTAATAAATGCAAATAAATTGGCTATGGTATTATTTCAATTTCCTCCTTGGTTTACATGTAACAAAGAAAATGTTGCTTACTTAAAATGGTGCAGAGAAAAAATGAGAGATACAGAGGTGGCATTAGAATTTCGCAACCGTTCGTGGTTTTCTTCTAGTTATTATGATAAAACCTTACAGTTTATGGAAGAAGAGAAATGGATTCATAGTATAGTGGATGAACCTCAGGCTGGTGAAAGATCAATTCCCACCGTTTTAAAGCCAACTACTCCTCATAAAACACTTATTCGTCTCCATGGAAGAAATATATATGGATGGAATAAGCCGGCTAATGGAGATGATTGGCGAGATGTTCGATATTTGTATCGCTATAATGAAGAAGAGTTATTAGAGTGGAAAGAACATTTAGCTGAGATTCAGCAAAGAACAGAAACAACCTATATGCTCTTTAATAACAACTCAGGTGGAGATGCGGCAGATAATGCGAAGATGATGATAAATCTACTAAATCTTCACTATACGGGATTAGCTGAAAAACAATTAAGTTTGTTTCAAGATCATGAGGAGATGTAA
- the sufB gene encoding Fe-S cluster assembly protein SufB, whose translation MAKKAPEIGDYKYGFADKDVSIFRSKRGLTKEIVEEISRMKDEPQWMLDFRLKSLEHFYNMPMPQWGGDMASLNFDEITYYVKPSEKSERSWDEVPEEIKATFDKLGIPEAEQKYLAGVSAQYESEVVYHNMKEDLEDLGIVFKDTDTALKENEDIFREHFGKVIPPADNKFSALNSAVWSGGSFIYVPKGVKVDTPLQAYFRINSENMGQFERTLIIVDEGAHVHYVEGCTAPVYTTNSLHSAVVEIIVKDGGYCRYTTIQNWANNVFNLVTKRAVCDANATMEWIDGNIGSKLTMKYPAVILRGEGARGMTLSIALAGKGQHQDAGAKMIHLAPNTSSTIVSKSISKQGGKVTYRGIVHFGRKAEGARSNIECDTLIMDNQSTSDTIPYNEILNDNISLEHEAKVSKVSEEQLFYLMSRGISEEEATEMIVMGFIEPFTKELPMEYAVEMNRLIKFEMEGSIG comes from the coding sequence ATGGCAAAAAAGGCACCTGAAATCGGCGATTACAAGTATGGTTTTGCTGACAAAGATGTTTCCATCTTCCGTTCTAAACGAGGATTAACGAAAGAGATTGTTGAAGAAATCTCTCGTATGAAAGATGAACCACAATGGATGCTGGATTTCCGCTTGAAATCATTAGAGCATTTTTACAATATGCCAATGCCACAATGGGGTGGGGATATGGCTTCATTAAATTTCGATGAAATTACGTATTATGTAAAGCCTTCTGAGAAATCGGAACGCTCATGGGATGAGGTTCCTGAGGAAATAAAAGCTACATTTGATAAATTAGGTATTCCTGAAGCTGAACAAAAATACTTAGCAGGTGTTTCTGCTCAGTATGAATCAGAGGTTGTTTATCATAACATGAAGGAAGACCTTGAAGACCTTGGTATTGTCTTCAAAGATACGGATACAGCTTTAAAAGAGAACGAAGATATTTTCCGTGAGCATTTTGGAAAAGTAATTCCTCCAGCAGATAATAAGTTCTCTGCTTTAAACTCTGCTGTATGGTCTGGTGGATCATTCATTTATGTACCAAAAGGTGTTAAAGTTGATACTCCATTACAAGCATACTTCCGTATTAACTCTGAAAACATGGGACAATTTGAGCGTACATTAATCATCGTTGATGAAGGCGCACATGTACACTATGTTGAGGGATGTACAGCTCCAGTTTATACAACGAACTCACTTCACAGTGCAGTTGTTGAGATCATTGTTAAAGACGGTGGTTACTGCCGTTACACAACAATTCAAAACTGGGCTAATAACGTATTTAACCTTGTAACAAAGCGTGCAGTTTGTGATGCGAATGCAACGATGGAATGGATCGATGGTAACATTGGTTCGAAATTAACAATGAAATACCCAGCTGTTATCCTTCGTGGTGAAGGTGCACGTGGTATGACACTTTCTATTGCCTTAGCTGGTAAAGGTCAACACCAGGATGCAGGTGCAAAAATGATTCACCTTGCACCAAACACATCATCTACAATTGTTTCTAAATCCATCTCAAAACAAGGTGGTAAAGTAACATACCGTGGAATTGTACACTTCGGACGTAAAGCAGAAGGTGCAAGATCAAACATTGAGTGTGATACACTCATTATGGATAATCAATCAACATCTGATACGATTCCATACAATGAAATTCTTAACGACAACATTTCTCTTGAGCACGAAGCGAAAGTTTCAAAAGTATCTGAAGAGCAATTATTCTATCTAATGAGTCGTGGAATTTCTGAAGAAGAAGCAACAGAAATGATCGTTATGGGCTTTATCGAGCCATTTACAAAAGAACTTCCAATGGAATACGCAGTAGAAATGAACCGTCTAATCAAGTTCGAGATGGAAGGTTCTATCGGTTAA
- the sufU gene encoding Fe-S cluster assembly sulfur transfer protein SufU yields MSNHVNLDTLYRQVIMDHYKNPRNKGILDNSLTIDMNNPTCGDRIRLTLDVQDDVVKDAKFEGEGCSISMSSASMMTQAIKGKKLEEALKLSEIFSNMMLGKEYDDDIDLGDIEALQGVAKFPARIKCATLAWKAMEKGVKEGNE; encoded by the coding sequence ATGTCTAATCATGTAAATCTTGACACTCTTTATCGTCAGGTTATTATGGATCATTATAAGAACCCGAGAAATAAAGGTATCCTTGACAACAGTCTTACAATTGATATGAATAACCCAACTTGTGGAGATCGTATCCGTTTAACACTTGATGTACAAGATGATGTTGTTAAAGATGCAAAATTCGAGGGAGAAGGCTGTTCCATTTCAATGTCTTCTGCATCAATGATGACTCAGGCGATTAAAGGTAAAAAATTAGAAGAAGCATTAAAGCTATCAGAAATCTTTTCGAATATGATGTTAGGAAAAGAATATGATGATGATATCGACTTAGGTGATATTGAAGCATTACAGGGAGTGGCAAAATTCCCTGCTCGTATAAAGTGTGCGACATTAGCTTGGAAGGCTATGGAAAAGGGCGTGAAAGAAGGCAACGAATAG
- a CDS encoding cysteine desulfurase, which produces MNISDIRQHFPILDQQVNGKDLVYLDSAATSQKPLAVIDALSTYYKEYNSNVHRGVHTLGTRATDGYEGAREKVRRFIGAKSIQEIIFTRGATTALNIVAQSYGLTNVKEGDEIVITYMEHHANVIPWQQVAKITGATLKYIPLQEDGTIDLKDVEETVTSNTKIVSVMHVSNVLGTINPIKEITEVAHKHGAVMVVDGCQSAPHMKVDVRDLDCDFFAFSAHKMCGPTGIGVLYGKKALLEKMEPVEFGGEMIDFVGLHESTWKELPWKFEAGTPIIAGAIGLGEAIDFLEKVGLDNIEAHDRKLTKYAYEQLSQVEGLTIYGPSPEKRTGLVTFNIEDVHPHDVATVLDAEGIAVRAGHHCAQPLMKWLKVSATARASFYLYNTEQEVDKLVAGIKKTKEYFSNV; this is translated from the coding sequence ATGAATATCTCTGATATTCGTCAGCACTTTCCGATTTTGGACCAACAAGTAAACGGGAAAGACCTCGTTTACTTGGATAGTGCCGCAACTTCTCAGAAACCACTAGCTGTTATAGATGCTCTTTCCACATATTACAAAGAATATAATTCTAATGTTCACCGTGGTGTGCACACATTGGGAACTAGAGCAACTGACGGTTATGAAGGTGCTCGTGAGAAGGTTAGAAGATTTATTGGAGCAAAATCGATTCAGGAAATCATCTTTACTAGAGGTGCTACTACTGCTTTAAACATTGTTGCTCAAAGCTATGGGCTTACAAATGTAAAAGAAGGTGATGAAATTGTCATCACTTATATGGAACATCATGCCAATGTTATTCCTTGGCAACAAGTAGCGAAAATTACTGGTGCCACTTTAAAATATATTCCATTACAAGAAGATGGTACAATTGATTTGAAGGATGTTGAGGAAACCGTCACATCAAATACGAAAATTGTATCAGTCATGCATGTATCAAACGTACTTGGAACGATTAATCCGATAAAAGAAATCACAGAGGTTGCCCATAAGCATGGAGCTGTGATGGTTGTAGATGGTTGTCAAAGTGCTCCACACATGAAAGTGGATGTAAGAGATTTAGATTGTGATTTCTTTGCATTTTCGGCTCACAAAATGTGTGGCCCAACAGGTATCGGTGTGTTATACGGTAAGAAAGCACTCCTTGAGAAGATGGAACCTGTTGAATTCGGTGGTGAAATGATTGACTTTGTTGGATTACACGAGTCAACATGGAAGGAGCTTCCGTGGAAATTTGAAGCAGGAACTCCTATCATTGCTGGGGCAATTGGACTTGGTGAAGCAATTGATTTCTTGGAGAAGGTCGGTCTTGACAACATAGAAGCTCATGATCGTAAGCTAACTAAATATGCTTATGAACAGCTTAGTCAAGTAGAAGGTTTAACTATATACGGTCCTAGTCCAGAGAAACGTACAGGGTTAGTAACATTTAATATAGAAGATGTGCATCCACACGATGTTGCAACGGTTTTAGATGCTGAGGGAATTGCTGTTCGTGCAGGTCATCATTGTGCGCAGCCTTTAATGAAATGGCTGAAGGTTTCTGCAACAGCAAGAGCTAGTTTTTACCTGTACAACACAGAACAAGAAGTTGATAAACTTGTTGCAGGTATTAAAAAGACAAAGGAGTACTTCAGTAATGTCTAA